The region TCCAGATGTTCAAAGGTAATAGATTTTAGTTGTTTCCATGTATCAGTGTTCTACACGTtcttaaataatctaaaatatatgaaatttgctggtttaaaaacccagttttattattgaagggacatttgttttacttaagtacatttagtagcatgtactttatttttactcaagtaagggagcaatttcaatacttttacaagagtcatttctatacttttacttgagtattgaagactagtacttttacCACCTCTGCAGCTCTTTAGTGTTTTCAACTGTTAGATAATTGATTTGAGACATTAacagcttgtttgtttttctctgtgcAGAGATGGTTGAGTCCATGAAGAAGGTTGCAGAGATGGGTGTGGATCTCACAGTGGAAGAGAGGAACCTGCTGTCTGTAGCCTACAAAAATGTGATCGGTGCTCGGAGAGCGTCCTGGAGGATAATCAGCAGCATTGAACAGCGGGAGGAGAGCAAAGCTacagaggagaagaagaagatgatccGGGAATACAGGCAAATGGTAAAGCACTCAATAAACACTCAGGATGTCACTTGGGTGATAAATCAGTAGCGCTCTGTGGTTTCCTCTCAGCTTTGCAACTCCCATCATTAGTGGCCACCGTGCAGAGAACAGCTAAGTCATTGATTGAAGCCTTCACTTGTGTTGGCATTTACAGTGTGCAGTATAGCTAGTTGTTCTACAtccaaataaaatcattcagTTCATATGAAAGTTTGTCATTTTGAACTTGTCAGCCCACATTAGCATCAACGTCCCAAATTACACAAGTTTTCCACTAGACAAGTTTGATGTGGTTTGTTATAAAACGTGTTAGCTCCTGTTTTacgcttttatttttcatgtcaaAACATGACGCCATGTTTTGttagtattctttttttttttttttgatatttttttattgaagaatgCAAGATCCACCACTTTTCAGCATTCACATTATAACACTCATCAAcatctcagaaaacaaaaatgtaaaagaatgTGAAAGAGATTAGAGGAAATAAACATTGGTATCCTCAATTTTCAatattacatacatacatgtagacatacacatacagtacctAAATGCAACTTAACATATGTACACATATAATTGCAAGGTTTTGTTAGTATTCTGAGATAAACCCTGAACCAAATTTTGGTTCAGGGTTTATCCATTAATGCGTCACTTtccactttttcattttcattctatttcatcatctttccctgtttagatgaaTTTACTGGctaaaaaatgtcctgaaatCTTGCCTAACATGCTGAATAGCAGGGATGTAAGGATAAATCCTAAATCCAGGGTcccctggaaaagttatggaatttaaaAGTTTGCAGTCTtcaaaagtcatggaataatttaactgttttggaaatgtagcctttttttaatgtttaaaatctaaCCTTCACTATTACTATGGAACGTTAATCAAGTCCCATAACCCTATAACACATCGCGTTTGTAATTTTAATCTTATAATTAAACTTGGTAGCACTTAGTTAGTAGTTGTTTAATATTACATTCAATATCTGATGCatcgttatttaaaaaatattgcaaaattgGTGTCAAAGGTAATTGTACGATGCTATATGATAGATAAGTAACTTGCATTCCCTGTCGAACATTTTTCCTACTAACCATGGCATACTCGTACAGTTCTGTTACACTAGTACACTGGAAAGGCACGCTCATCTTTGGTAGAATAGATCTTAGTGGTTCcgaactaagtcatggaaatttgctcaaattttttgggaaaattttgaaaaattatgtaaaaagtgTCGAAACCCTGTAAATCAGTTAAAAATTGAGGCAAATAGTGGGATATTAAAATGGATACAGCACAGTATGTGCTTCAATACGCTGCTTAAACAATAGAGGGTGCTGTGACTGTTTTAGTAACGCTTGTTTAGACGTTACGGTCTTTTGATTCAGCCGCACACTCAGCTGAACCAAAAGCAGCGGTGGGAGAAGAGCTTTAATCAGACCCAAAAAGTAGACCTTGCCCAAGACCCACAGAACACAGCCCAAACCTGTCTGACCCAAATAACCCCATTTCAACCAGACACTATTCACTATCAGTGTGCACGCAGGTAGTGATCCTATGCGAGTCAGCATTAATTTGTGCAGCTTTCTCGCGCTAATCTAAACACATCACCTGATTTAGCCCTCAACTTCTGAACCTGGTCAAAATCCGTGGTATAACGGTCAAAATTAAGCCCGAACTGTCggcacagagacacacacacgcacacacaccttaaGAAAAATACTGATTGTAAATTCCAAGCCAGGAACATTTTTATTgtaagttgtttttattgttctttttaagTGTGTTGTTTGCCTTTGCATggtgataaatgaagaaatatGCAGTGTATTTTGGTTTATGGGTTCAAACAGTTCAGTTTGTAAGAAGGTTAGAAGAAAATATATTAGTTAAAAACATTCTTGGCAACTTAAATAAGATAATAACATTCTGTGTTTTGACTTTTTCTCTCCAAAATATGACCTTTATTACATACCAATGTTTGctttttatgggttttttttaaaaaattgggaTTCTAATGTATACTTACAACCCGACTGAATAGGGTAATGAAGTTAACTAGTGCTACTAGTTAACTAGAAGTTAACTGGTGCTACTATTTTAGATCCTTCAGATGATTTACGAAAAGGAATGTTTACACTGAAATCACGTCACACAGCTAGACCCTCAATAACACATTTAACAGAAAAAATCCAATGGAAAAGTGTGATATGGTCCCAGACATTATTTATGAATCCTTTAATTATGGCTAACGGACGACTCTCGTCACGTTTTTTTAACTAAACTCTGAACACGCGTGTGGTTGTAGAAGCTTCTGCAGtgatgtgtcaccaggtaataggatcaccagttcagctaatacaccaacagctaaacctgtccTTGTACCAGAGCTTTTTCACTTTTGAATGCGGTCATAAACATCTGAACCGCTACTTTATCAcaacacattgaaaacacacttcagatgaagctctggatttgtttttgatcacaGGATATCATGATCACTAGTCTCACCGGAACATGTAGCGAGAGGTTTTGAATGACGGAATTGTCACTGTCTAGGCATTCAATCACCCTTTTCCCAGTGAAAAATACTATGGAAATGGAGGagattgtcccaaaacatgcatgtgaggctctTCTGTTAGATAAAAAATGAGTCAGATTGCTTGTTTGGTTTCAGAACAAGCAATCTGTTGGTTGATCAATTAAGGATAGCTTGATCTGGAATGTCAGGCttctatgttgtaaaataaagacatttttggttttaaatgatcaatgttAACTAGTGACAGGTGGCCATATTACATTTTCTAATATAGCAATGCCAATCAAGGTTACTGTCAAATAGGCATCATATTtataaagaatatatatataatgataataggcgattttgtcattttcattatcgtcaaaataaaagacatgatatatcttgaattttGATACATCGTCCAGCTCTAAGTGACCCTGAGAGCATTGATAGCTTCAACTGCCATTGAAATAATGTGACTTCTGAGTTCTAAGAAGTAAATATTTGTTCGTGAAGACAtctggatgtgtgtgtgcaggtcgTTATAGAGCAAATAAGGACAGATGATAACGTTGTGATCATACAGGAACAGGATGTAGAGCTTCAATTAGTAAAGATTACAATGATGAGCTGTGTTTATGTGGCTGTGTGCAGGTGGAGAACGAGTTGAAGGATATCTGCAATGATATTCTGTCAACACTGGATAAATACCTCATTCCCTCTGCTGCCGTTGGAGAATCCAAGGTCTTCTACAACAAAATGTAAGACTTCTTTCTACTCACTGTATTCAGGAGAAAGccgtttaaagttttttttttttttttataattttataattGTGAAACAAACCAGCACATTCTGGGAACCAAAGTtcaggtcaattacatttttaaactacaATTATTAATGTTCAATTACTGCTCAGTTACGGTTACATTgattttttccagttacaattgaAATACAATcagtcacaattactgagcctttaataaaaaagCCCCTAAAACGTAACCtgcctcttgtgttagctttctgttagcatctcttatgattacggctcagttttgacccatgtcttaaatcagctgtacaatacactacaaaatattatccatcatcatcaaaaatgtaaatggttAAATGATCCCAAGATAACTAACAAGTAAACTtgatatttaacatattttaataattattaaccacatggttccccagttttgcgtttgaTTAAATTGTATTGAATTTCCATGCtaattacaatttcaaagtcaattatctgaactcagttatgattacaactGCAACAGAGTTTTCCAATTCAGATTACAGTtattatgattaattgtaattagtgaCCAGTTACGCTATTACAATTCTAATGAACCCTCACCAACATTAAACTGTGAAATGCACACTATACAAACGTATTTCTGATTCCGTTTTTGTTGTGTGGTTTCCAGGAAAGGCGACTATTTCCGGTACCTGGCAGAGTTCGCCACAGGCACCTCCAGGAAGGAAGCGGCAGAGAGCAGTCTGGTGGCCTACAAAACAGCAACTGATCTGGCAACAAACGAGCTGGCACCCACACATCCCATCCGCCTCGGCCTCGCACTCAACTTCTCAGTCTTCTACTACGAGATCCTCAACTCACCCGACCGCGCATGCAGGTTAGTGTTTCATCAAGCATGTCAACTCGTCTTTACTTAGATACtcagactgtaaaaagaatttCAGATTATTCACCTAATCATGTCTCTTTTTAATCGTCACAAACTTGGTAGTGTTATTAGAGGGCTGGATTTTGtgcagtgtgttttatgtgtttaggATTGGTTAACTGCACTGAACATTGTCGTAGGACCTcagattttacatttcaaaatttcccaaattccatttCAGGGTTTATTAAATTCTGTGTCAAGTTACACTGTCTTTTAAACGTCATGAAAGTGCATCAAACATGCTGAATAGAGTTAttagagtcaactactgttattcattttagattttacaatattcagatgatttacaaaatCGAGATGTTAAGCTAAAGTGaccttagccacactgctaaccctcaACCACCCGTTTAACAGGAAAATTACCTTGGAGATGACTGATATGGTCccaaatcattatttttaaaacctttAACAATCGTCAATGGGCAAATCACcctttttattttcacaaaatcTGCTCAGCTCTGTGATTGTAGATGTTTCTGTCGTGACTTATCACTAGGTACAGTAACTACCAGTTGAACTCATACACCATCAGCTGtttgtaccagagcctttttagaaataaatgcagtcataataatttgAACCGCTTGTTCaccacaacacattaaaaacacacttcagatgaagctctgcagaCATTTTCAGTCACAGAATAACATGATCACAAGTCAAACCGTAACATGTAGTCAGATTTTGATCAACATGcgatttttaaatcaatactgCTTTCCAGAAATTCACCCGTTTTCCAGTGAAAAAGAGCATGTAAATGTATgaggcatttctgtgtcatgttttAAATTTTCTAACGGGAATTCAGAGGATGTATTGCCTTATTCACGCAACTATAAGTTTGTAGGGTGCGATTGCCCAATGCTGTCTGCATTCATGGTGCTGAGCCTTACTGATGAACATAAACTGATCTTTGTGTGTATCCAGGTTGGCAAAGGCTGCCTTTGATGACGCCATCGCAGAACTGGACACACTGAGTGAAGAAAGCTACAAGGACTCCACACTTATCATGCAGTTGTTACGTGACAACCTTACGTTATGGACTTCAGATATGCAGGGTGAAGGTAAGAGACACTTAGGCCTTCTTCATAACTCCTTTCTCTTTACTGCTACTAAAACTAAACCACTGCTTAAAATAACATCTTATTCAATATGTGAGCAACTTAAATAATcaaactgctgtttttttttctgtgaaccTGGCCATTCCTGACAGCCCCTCATACCGGTATGCGGTGCACACGGCACCCTGGTCGGCAAGAGGGCATTTGAGTTATTTACAGACTTTAAAAGTgtggatttattatttttttaagtatttgtcGACTCAGAGCAGTCAGCTGAGGGGGCAGAAACAAAGACTGTGCATTTGCATTACTTTGCATTAACCCAACCTCCCAGCAATGGTTGTAAATGGCTGTTTTAACCAGTTTAATGCAATTCACAGCCACAGTGAATATCTTTACCTTCTGTATATAGAGTTGTATAAGCACAGTGCCAGCATTTAGAAACGGTTTCACCTTAGCAGCTGAATTCCACCTTGTATCGCTTTTATCAGAGGAGCTGACGTGTTTCTGACTCCATGTGAATCAGCAACAATGGGCAGATGGAtagaaaacaaatgtttctCCCATGCCGACTTCTTCCTGGTTTTCTCATAcatattgtcccacaaattattgccAGAGGATGATGATATTATCGACAATGTTTTAGACCAAATCAACcactaatgtaatgtcataaaaatgtaattacaccctttcaaatgcaatAAACTTAGATTAACTTGAGTGTTTATTACTATTGTATTTGTAATATCAAGAACTTTTaaattgatgatgtcattatttgGGGGCTATttagaaatcacagaaaattGAGTTTTCCtgatgcttgtaaatgtcattgaaatccatgaaaatgataaagtgctCTTTTCATTTGAAACGCCTTAGTTGatgaacaatgtaacaggttgatttaatcagattattgatcagattactgcagggTGAAGATCGGACACATTTTCCTGTCTGAGctacagttaaaatctctttttccAGCTGATACTAACGTCAGATTAACatatgtttgtgtggaaagcctgattttattaccttcttacattcctgcattagtcatcatcatcatctgtcatcaatgtttcacttgtaatttactcttgtagtggatcaaactgtggctttacgttgtacacagtgttaaaatagttcaATCACTCTGACATCTGTCAGTTTCATTTACCGAGCTGCAGCTGACGCGCGCACCGCGGCGCGCACACAGCTGACCAGCTCTGCGACGCACCCCCTCCCAGGACAAGGAGTGGACTGgatgtataaaatataattaaatgtaacacattttgtcccgctgcacttattccagggttagaagcacgtaagaggaaaataatttaagcagacgggagaatgcgcttaaggccagatttgaatgggaacgcccacatttcagggctgctccactcACAGTGCttgtaactgggatgaaggggCGCTGTGACTGAGTTAAGTCCAGAGGGAGAATGAcacgcagccaaaaacagcccTGCTGCTTGGCCTTTGTGTTGCGAGCATGGGAGAATCGACCACTTTATGTCCCCCGCTCAGGCTGTCGCGGCTAATGCCTTTAACAGCCATTAGCGTCAAGTGGAAACTATGAAGATGCTACATTTTCTTTCTGAAGCTGTTTGAGCATCTGTTTAATGACAGAGCGCAGTGAGGAGGGCGTGTGGCCGCACACGGGTGGCTTTAGAGCGGGAACGCTAATCGTAGCTGACACACACAGGCCATGCTTTACGTTACTTTCCTCCTCCCAAAAAGTTATCAAGTGAATTGAATATCATCCCAGGACTAAACCGAAGTTGTGTACACAACCCTAATCAACACATACAAAGACATTTCCATAAGGCAGCACAGCAAACTATAACATGTTTCcagttgtttattcatttatttctttatttttatttgacagggacaggacacattaatgaacatttctataaatgtgtCAGTATTAGCTGCAAAGCTATCTTTCAACTGTTGTCCCAAGGCATGGTATACTGCCAACAGCAATTATAAAACATGTATGTTGAGGCCATAACATAGCATTTGTTCAGTTGGACTGTGGGTCGCTGTTAACCTGGTCACTTTTAGCTGGTTAAACTGAAGCAGaggtatatatactgtacatccctGTGCTACATTATTAGAATTAAAGTAATCCAATGCTTAAGATCTAATTATAAACATTACATTCCATAAACAATTGTGAGAGAGAGCAAGAAAATGATTTAACTTTCGGACCAACCCTGAGTTTTAGGATTAATGTCACCATATGGAGGTCAAGTACTTTTTTCCCTCAGCTGATTTCCTGACACATGATTTCTTGCTGTTTACAGAAAATCACAAGTTTAACCAACTTTTGAAAATCGTTCCAAATTGGCATTTTATCAAAAAATGCACCGAATAGAAAAACATGCAACAATGGTAACTAATGGCATCTTCCAGAAGATGGCAGCAATGTAACCTTAAAGATGAAATATATAGAGAAATAAACAGGACGAGTCTGATCCACTTTAGCTTTAATGTTTTACTGGTAATGGTACTCATATTAGATGTAGTGCTAAGTAGAGACCAAGCTTTGCACTACTTGGGTTACTTTGTACTTGACTCATAAAAAAAGTTTTGGATCCAttgaacatatttaaataaaaagatagaaatCATGTTTTGCTTTTAGAATACAGGCTTATTTTTAGACTTTTTAGACAAACCCAGGTGGagcatttttctctctttgggCCTGTCGTTAAACTGAAGTTCAGTTAAGTTATTAAAACTATGTAAGTCCACAGTCACTTTAAGTGTGAATAAAATTGCTGAAAATTCTTAAAATTCACGAAAGATggagtaaataaacaatatgtCAAATGTCAGCCcttaaatgtctgaataaacTGAAGATACAATTACTAAAGCTGAACCTGTTTTAAGATGTTTCACCTCATCATAGACGAGttaattcatctttttttgtgGTTCATTAACATAAGGagtttaattaaaagaaaagatcaaactACGGTTTTTACCAACATAGAATAACAGAGCACACTACAATATAACTGTTGTAGTTGACATGATGTAACGGATGATGTCACAACATTTTTTAAGCTGATTGAATAATTCCTCAGTGACTGAGCTACAGCTAATGTTGTTGTTACATGGAGATaatggccatggttacatgatgttttttttaattcaaaattatttgttccaatttaaattatttgtaatcaaagtgttcggctacgtgtttacatggaaatagtaattcctgaATTTAGGTTTACACGGAAAACAGGTTCAttcagctttattcaattccactttaggtctgggggttaggaagggttctgattggacagggggagaaggTGATTCATTCACatctatcgggaaaaaacacaaaccttttcttttcagctacaacatagcagaccacatgagaactgatcgtagttttgaagcagcagctcgacaataacacacggtttacC is a window of Gouania willdenowi chromosome 13, fGouWil2.1, whole genome shotgun sequence DNA encoding:
- the ywhae1 gene encoding tyrosine 3-monooxygenase/tryptophan 5-monooxygenase activation protein, epsilon polypeptide 1 isoform X2, with the translated sequence MEERDALVYQAKLAEQAERYDEMVESMKKVAEMGVDLTVEERNLLSVAYKNVIGARRASWRIISSIEQREESKATEEKKKMIREYRQMVENELKDICNDILSTLDKYLIPSAAVGESKVFYNKMKGDYFRYLAEFATGTSRKEAAESSLVAYKTATDLATNELAPTHPIRLGLALNFSVFYYEILNSPDRACRLAKAAFDDAIAELDTLSEESYKDSTLIMQLLRDNLTLWTSDMQGEES
- the ywhae1 gene encoding tyrosine 3-monooxygenase/tryptophan 5-monooxygenase activation protein, epsilon polypeptide 1 isoform X1, producing MEERDALVYQAKLAEQAERYDEMVESMKKVAEMGVDLTVEERNLLSVAYKNVIGARRASWRIISSIEQREESKATEEKKKMIREYRQMVENELKDICNDILSTLDKYLIPSAAVGESKVFYNKMKGDYFRYLAEFATGTSRKEAAESSLVAYKTATDLATNELAPTHPIRLGLALNFSVFYYEILNSPDRACRLAKAAFDDAIAELDTLSEESYKDSTLIMQLLRDNLTLWTSDMQGEGEEQNKEALQDVEDEAQ